Proteins encoded in a region of the Methanobacterium petrolearium genome:
- a CDS encoding right-handed parallel beta-helix repeat-containing protein, which produces MATGTINIKTVFLTLILFFSVVGSIGVSEAHILIIGDSANDFPVAYQETTQLAADLRQRGYPVLDIYRDNATTENILKGMYGADAVIYAGHGGYQLGHYDEIGGTAIPPFALVGSDDFIWGIDGQMMEGFYGDHFTAPFKDGIPIFLLHVCFSTGWVESNQLANPIETIYNFAQMFNGAGANYYATAWNDAEIVYDFLDGASNFQDANNQNREKITTSTLYNGVQVWRNDNGYTAFVGDWNGVFPSVAQTTAYDKIAADAWYHGDRNLVTTLYVDANLGNDSWNGTSATFIGGTTGPMKTITAAINALTSWGTINVASGTYNENLVINKTINLKGSGENTVLTPSNLENPIINITISGNASVISGFIISGATTSSAIDISGASGCTVTNNNITGNQIGIRVSGSSNTISSNNISGNNNGVYCDGNNQKIKNNTITQSSTGVTVENSENVEIEDNRITSNAGTGVTIKNSNNTAIKGNNISDNHDGVEISDNSAGNVVDDNTITDNQDSGIEIQQSQNNQIKQNTIHNNVQTGIKLNQSNGNNINGNNINGSSIGVDLQNSNYNTISGNTITAKTLLIKSSNSYGNTITNNRIIFDIPMVTNAAGEVAVFVEITNRLPDNIVIGGINVSMPSFLRLLTTVTQKIYNNDLTPVDLVSNYRVAVSPKDNQVMGYLSVGSYVSVAGRVQRYMDRYMVAPNYSSYSILGSYFGYENLIYTYSKILDTYNSTGVLPANVQVVPWSFVENFVGSFSVDETVDAAGWVQGYIESNGELPGSVVISGTTLNGVVITTTLDMPVFLRLLTTVTQKIYNNDFSVTVLAGNYGVAVSPRDNQVMGYLSVGSYVSVAGRVQRYMDRYMVAPNYSSYSTLGSYFGYENLIYTYSKILATYNTTKTLPVDVQVVPWSFVENFVGSFSVDETVDAAGWVQGYIESNGELPGSVVISGISFNGTTLTTTLTMPAFLRLLTTVTQKIYNNDFSVTVLAGNYRIATSPRDNQVMGYLSVGSYVSVAGRVQRYMDRYMVAPNYSSYSTLGSYFGYENLIYTYSKILDTYNSTGVLPANVQVVPWSFVENFVGSFSVDETVDAASWVQGYIESNGELPGSVVISGISFNGTTLTTTLTMPVFLRLLTTVVPKVYRGDLTFTVLAGNYRIATSPRDNQVMGYLSVGSYVSVAGRVQRYMDRYMVAPNYSSYSTLGSYFGYENLIYTYSKILATYNTTKTLPVDVQVVPWSFVENFVGSFSVDETVDAASWVQGYIESNGELPGSVVISGISFNGTTLTTTLTMPVFLRLLTTVTQKIYNNDFSVTVLAGNYGVAVSPRDNQKMGYLSVGSYVSVAGRVQRYMDRYMVAPNYSSYSTLGSYFGYENLIYTYSKILNTYNTTKTLPANIAVRSWIDIISLQSPSSTVKLTFIHHSCGSNWLADGNGNLGTALNANNYYVTDTNYGWDAEPDDNLGDHTNTDDWYLWFNDVKMPYVYSNNAETVYTNTITNPDGENEIIMFKSCYPLSEVGSSIDDEKTTYNNLKTYFTAHPDKMFILITPPGEETVSSYQLTRELCDWLVDAQNGWLSDYSGKNVYVFDLYCVLSEVNSHHRCNNGQIEHVYASDYDGVSPYHNGDDHPNSTGNQKATEEFITFLDYAYTQWKS; this is translated from the coding sequence GTGGCAACCGGAACAATAAACATAAAAACTGTTTTTTTAACATTAATCCTCTTTTTTTCAGTAGTTGGAAGTATTGGTGTATCAGAAGCACATATCTTAATAATTGGAGATTCAGCAAATGATTTTCCAGTAGCATATCAGGAAACCACTCAATTAGCAGCTGATCTCAGGCAGAGAGGATATCCTGTTTTAGATATTTACAGGGATAATGCCACAACAGAAAACATCTTAAAGGGTATGTACGGCGCTGATGCGGTCATATATGCTGGGCATGGTGGTTATCAATTAGGACATTATGATGAGATTGGAGGCACTGCCATCCCTCCATTTGCATTAGTGGGATCTGACGATTTTATATGGGGTATTGACGGCCAGATGATGGAAGGATTTTATGGTGATCATTTTACAGCCCCATTTAAAGATGGAATTCCGATATTTTTACTTCATGTTTGTTTTTCCACAGGATGGGTTGAAAGCAACCAACTGGCCAATCCTATTGAAACCATTTATAACTTCGCCCAGATGTTCAATGGTGCAGGAGCCAATTATTATGCAACTGCTTGGAATGATGCGGAGATAGTATATGACTTTTTAGATGGTGCCAGCAACTTCCAGGATGCCAACAACCAAAACAGAGAAAAAATCACCACATCCACTCTTTACAATGGTGTGCAAGTATGGAGAAATGATAATGGTTATACTGCGTTTGTTGGTGATTGGAATGGGGTTTTCCCATCTGTTGCTCAGACCACTGCCTACGATAAAATTGCAGCTGATGCATGGTACCATGGTGACCGAAATCTTGTAACTACACTTTATGTAGACGCTAATCTCGGAAATGATTCATGGAATGGAACCAGTGCCACATTTATAGGTGGAACCACAGGGCCAATGAAAACCATAACTGCAGCCATAAACGCTTTAACTTCATGGGGAACTATAAATGTAGCTTCAGGTACTTACAATGAAAATTTAGTAATTAACAAAACAATTAACCTTAAAGGAAGTGGTGAAAACACAGTGTTAACACCTTCAAATCTTGAAAACCCAATAATCAACATAACAATCAGTGGTAATGCTTCAGTAATCAGTGGATTCATCATAAGTGGTGCTACCACCTCTTCAGCCATAGACATTTCAGGAGCAAGTGGTTGTACTGTTACTAATAATAACATAACCGGAAATCAGATAGGAATACGCGTATCAGGAAGCAGTAACACCATATCTTCAAACAATATTTCGGGTAATAACAATGGCGTTTACTGTGATGGAAACAACCAAAAAATAAAAAATAACACCATAACTCAAAGTTCAACTGGAGTAACCGTTGAAAACTCCGAAAACGTTGAGATAGAAGATAACCGGATTACTTCTAATGCTGGTACCGGAGTAACTATCAAAAATTCCAATAATACCGCCATAAAAGGAAATAATATATCAGATAACCATGATGGAGTGGAAATAAGTGATAATTCCGCAGGTAATGTTGTAGATGATAATACAATCACCGATAATCAGGATAGTGGGATTGAAATTCAGCAAAGCCAAAATAACCAGATCAAACAGAATACCATTCACAACAACGTCCAAACTGGGATTAAACTTAATCAATCCAATGGGAACAACATTAATGGGAATAACATCAATGGCAGCAGTATCGGAGTTGACCTTCAAAACAGCAATTATAACACCATAAGTGGAAACACCATAACTGCAAAAACCCTGTTAATAAAAAGTTCAAACTCTTATGGTAATACCATAACCAACAACAGGATAATCTTTGATATTCCAATGGTTACCAATGCTGCGGGTGAGGTTGCAGTTTTCGTAGAGATCACTAATCGACTCCCTGATAATATTGTTATTGGCGGTATCAACGTTTCCATGCCATCTTTTTTAAGGCTTTTAACTACTGTAACTCAGAAAATATACAATAATGATCTTACACCAGTTGATCTGGTGAGTAATTACAGAGTCGCTGTTTCGCCTAAGGATAATCAGGTGATGGGTTATTTGTCGGTGGGTTCGTATGTTTCTGTTGCGGGTAGGGTGCAGAGGTATATGGATCGTTATATGGTGGCTCCTAATTATTCGTCGTATAGTATTTTAGGGTCCTATTTTGGGTATGAGAACCTTATTTACACGTATAGTAAGATTCTCGACACTTACAATAGTACGGGGGTGCTGCCGGCAAATGTTCAGGTGGTGCCTTGGAGTTTTGTTGAGAATTTTGTTGGTAGTTTTAGTGTTGATGAGACTGTTGATGCTGCTGGTTGGGTTCAGGGGTATATTGAATCTAATGGTGAACTTCCGGGTAGTGTGGTGATTAGTGGAACTACTCTTAATGGGGTGGTAATAACTACGACTTTGGATATGCCTGTGTTTCTTAGGCTTTTGACTACTGTGACTCAGAAGATTTATAATAATGATTTTTCGGTTACGGTTCTTGCTGGTAATTATGGGGTTGCTGTTTCGCCGAGGGATAATCAGGTGATGGGTTATTTGTCGGTGGGTTCGTATGTTTCTGTTGCGGGTAGGGTGCAGAGGTATATGGATCGTTATATGGTGGCTCCTAATTATTCGTCGTACAGTACTTTGGGGTCCTATTTTGGATATGAGAACCTTATTTACACCTACAGTAAAATCTTAGCTACTTATAATACTACTAAGACATTGCCTGTGGATGTTCAGGTGGTGCCTTGGAGTTTTGTTGAGAATTTTGTTGGTAGTTTTAGTGTTGATGAGACTGTTGATGCTGCTGGTTGGGTTCAGGGGTATATTGAATCTAATGGTGAACTTCCGGGTAGTGTGGTGATTAGTGGAATTAGTTTTAATGGGACTACTCTTACTACAACTTTAACTATGCCTGCGTTTCTTAGGCTTTTGACTACTGTGACTCAGAAGATTTATAATAATGATTTTTCGGTTACGGTTCTTGCTGGTAATTATAGAATTGCTACTTCGCCGAGGGATAATCAGGTGATGGGTTATTTGTCGGTGGGTTCGTATGTTTCTGTTGCGGGTAGGGTGCAGAGGTATATGGATCGTTATATGGTGGCTCCTAATTATTCGTCGTACAGTACTTTGGGGTCCTATTTTGGATATGAGAATCTTATTTACACGTATAGTAAGATTCTCGACACTTACAATAGTACGGGGGTGCTGCCGGCAAATGTTCAGGTGGTGCCTTGGAGTTTTGTTGAGAATTTTGTTGGTAGTTTTAGTGTTGATGAGACTGTTGATGCTGCTAGTTGGGTTCAGGGGTATATTGAATCTAATGGTGAACTTCCGGGTAGTGTGGTGATTAGTGGAATTAGTTTTAATGGGACTACTCTTACTACAACTTTAACTATGCCTGTGTTTCTTAGGCTTTTGACTACTGTGGTTCCTAAGGTTTATAGGGGTGATTTAACGTTTACGGTTCTTGCTGGTAATTATAGAATTGCTACTTCGCCGAGGGATAATCAGGTGATGGGTTATTTGTCGGTGGGTTCGTATGTTTCTGTTGCGGGTAGGGTGCAGAGGTATATGGATCGTTATATGGTGGCTCCTAATTATTCGTCGTACAGTACTTTGGGGTCCTATTTTGGATATGAGAATCTTATTTACACCTACAGTAAAATCTTAGCTACTTATAATACTACTAAGACATTGCCTGTGGATGTTCAGGTGGTGCCTTGGAGTTTTGTTGAGAATTTTGTTGGTAGTTTTAGTGTTGATGAGACTGTTGATGCTGCTAGTTGGGTTCAGGGGTATATTGAATCTAATGGTGAACTTCCGGGTAGTGTGGTGATTAGTGGAATTAGTTTTAATGGGACTACTCTTACTACAACTTTAACTATGCCTGTGTTTCTTAGGCTTTTGACTACTGTGACTCAGAAGATTTATAATAATGATTTTTCGGTTACGGTTCTTGCTGGTAATTATGGGGTTGCTGTTTCGCCTAGGGATAATCAGAAGATGGGTTATTTGTCGGTGGGTTCGTATGTTTCTGTTGCGGGTAGGGTGCAGAGGTATATGGATCGTTATATGGTGGCTCCCAATTATTCGTCGTACAGTACTTTAGGGTCCTATTTTGGATATGAGAATCTCATTTATACCTACAGTAAAATCCTAAACACCTACAACACCACTAAAACCTTACCTGCGAATATAGCAGTTAGATCATGGATAGATATTATTAGTCTTCAAAGTCCATCATCAACAGTGAAACTAACTTTCATACACCATTCTTGTGGAAGTAACTGGCTTGCAGATGGAAATGGTAATTTAGGGACTGCTTTGAATGCTAACAATTACTATGTCACTGACACTAACTACGGCTGGGATGCTGAGCCAGATGACAATCTCGGAGACCATACTAACACAGATGACTGGTATTTGTGGTTCAATGATGTTAAAATGCCATACGTCTACAGCAACAATGCAGAAACAGTTTACACTAACACCATCACCAACCCGGATGGAGAAAACGAAATCATCATGTTCAAATCATGTTACCCCTTAAGTGAAGTGGGCAGCAGCATAGATGATGAAAAAACAACCTATAATAACCTTAAAACATACTTTACAGCCCATCCGGATAAGATGTTCATCCTCATAACTCCGCCAGGGGAAGAAACTGTTAGCAGTTATCAGTTAACTCGTGAGTTATGTGACTGGCTGGTTGATGCCCAGAATGGATGGTTATCTGATTATAGTGGGAAGAATGTTTATGTGTTTGACTTATACTGTGTGCTTTCTGAGGTAAATTCACACCACCGATGTAACAATGGCCAAATAGAACACGTTTATGCATCAGATTACGATGGAGTATCACCCTACCATAATGGTGATGATCATCCTAACTCCACTGGAAATCAAAAAGCAACAGAAGAGTTCATAACCTTCCTGGATTATGCTTACACTCAATGGAAGAGTTAA